Proteins encoded by one window of Ramlibacter tataouinensis:
- a CDS encoding catalase, whose protein sequence is MSKSDYDPAARSTTGAGAPAPSDRNVLTVGPNGPIVLHDVHFLEQMAHFNREKVIERQPHAKGGGAFGVFETTADVSRYTRAALFQPGARTEMLARFSTVAGEQGSPDTWRDVRGFSLKFYTSEGNYDLVGNNTPVFFVRDPMKFPHFIRSQKRLPDCGLRDNHMQWDFWTGNPESTHQVTYLMGERGLPRTWRHMNGYGSHTYLWVNAAGERFWVKYHFHTRQGMAFFSNTEAARMAGLDADFHRRDLFDAIARSEHPSWLLSVQVMPYAEARNYRFNPFDLTKTWSHKDYPLIPVGTMTLDRNPENFFAQIEQAAFSPGNTVPGIGLSPDKMLLSRAFAYNDAQRNRIGTNFHQLPVNRPKVPVNTYLFDGPMAYAHSGNAPVYATNSGGRPWADETGAAAEGWEADGELVRSAYTLHEEDDDFGQPGTLVREVFDDAQRTALVDQVAGSLLGGVRSPVLERAFDYWKQVDADVGRRIEEKVRAGAATKPAEGMGEA, encoded by the coding sequence ATGAGCAAGTCCGACTATGACCCCGCTGCGCGTTCGACCACCGGCGCCGGCGCCCCCGCGCCGAGCGATCGCAACGTCCTGACGGTGGGCCCGAATGGCCCGATCGTGCTGCACGACGTGCACTTCCTCGAACAGATGGCGCACTTCAACCGCGAGAAGGTGATCGAGCGCCAGCCGCACGCCAAGGGCGGCGGCGCCTTCGGCGTGTTCGAGACGACCGCGGACGTGTCGCGCTACACCCGGGCCGCGCTGTTCCAGCCGGGCGCCAGGACCGAGATGCTGGCGCGCTTTTCCACCGTCGCCGGCGAGCAGGGCAGCCCCGACACCTGGCGCGACGTGCGCGGCTTCTCGCTGAAGTTCTATACGAGCGAGGGCAACTACGACCTGGTGGGCAACAACACGCCGGTCTTCTTCGTGCGCGACCCGATGAAGTTCCCGCACTTCATCCGCAGCCAGAAGCGGCTGCCCGACTGCGGCCTGCGCGACAACCACATGCAGTGGGACTTCTGGACCGGCAACCCCGAGAGCACCCACCAGGTCACCTACCTGATGGGCGAGCGCGGCCTGCCGCGCACCTGGCGCCACATGAACGGCTACGGCTCGCACACCTACCTGTGGGTCAATGCGGCCGGCGAGCGGTTCTGGGTCAAGTACCACTTCCACACCCGCCAGGGCATGGCGTTCTTCAGCAATACCGAAGCCGCCCGGATGGCGGGGCTGGATGCCGACTTCCACCGGCGCGACCTGTTCGATGCCATCGCCCGCAGCGAGCACCCGAGCTGGCTGCTGTCGGTGCAGGTGATGCCCTATGCCGAGGCGCGCAACTACCGCTTCAACCCGTTCGACCTGACCAAGACCTGGTCGCACAAGGACTATCCGCTGATCCCGGTCGGCACCATGACGCTGGACCGCAACCCGGAGAACTTCTTCGCCCAGATCGAGCAGGCGGCGTTCTCGCCGGGCAACACGGTGCCCGGCATCGGCCTGTCGCCGGACAAGATGCTGCTCAGCCGCGCCTTCGCCTACAACGACGCGCAACGCAACCGCATCGGCACCAACTTCCACCAGCTGCCGGTCAACCGGCCCAAGGTGCCTGTCAACACCTACCTGTTCGACGGCCCCATGGCCTACGCGCACAGCGGCAATGCACCGGTCTATGCCACCAACAGCGGCGGCCGCCCCTGGGCCGACGAGACCGGCGCCGCGGCCGAGGGCTGGGAAGCCGACGGCGAGCTGGTGCGCAGCGCCTACACGCTGCACGAGGAGGACGACGACTTCGGGCAGCCCGGCACGCTGGTGCGGGAGGTGTTCGACGATGCGCAGCGGACGGCGCTGGTCGACCAGGTGGCTGGCAGCCTGCTGGGCGGCGTGCGCAGCCCGGTGCTCGAACGCGCCTTCGACTACTGGAAGCAGGTGGACGCCGATGTCGGCCGCCGCATCGAGGAGAAGGTGCGTGCCGGCGCCGCGACCAAGCCGGCCGAGGGCATGGGCGAAGCCTGA
- a CDS encoding DUF1439 domain-containing protein, whose amino-acid sequence MQRRLLICALACCPVAALATEQEPGGQPRHKISATTLHQALSERFPVRLGLGGLLELQVSAPRLHLVPVRNQLGAALQAQAGGPVLQPLPPGELDLVFGVRYEPADRTLRAHRPEILELRLPGLAPAAAEALHELLPAMARQVLGDIVLHRFSPRELALADTLGFEPDQVTVVDDGLVLAFAPKPRR is encoded by the coding sequence ATGCAACGACGCTTGCTGATCTGCGCCCTCGCCTGCTGTCCCGTTGCCGCGCTGGCCACGGAGCAGGAGCCTGGTGGCCAGCCGCGCCACAAGATTTCCGCCACAACGCTGCACCAGGCCTTGTCGGAACGCTTTCCCGTGCGCCTCGGGCTCGGCGGCCTGCTGGAGCTGCAGGTCAGCGCACCCCGCCTGCACCTGGTGCCGGTGCGCAACCAGCTCGGCGCCGCCTTGCAAGCCCAGGCCGGCGGCCCGGTGCTGCAGCCGCTGCCGCCGGGCGAGCTCGACCTGGTGTTCGGCGTGCGCTACGAACCGGCCGACCGCACACTGCGGGCCCACCGCCCCGAGATCCTCGAGCTGCGCCTGCCCGGGCTGGCGCCCGCAGCGGCCGAAGCGCTCCATGAGCTGCTGCCGGCGATGGCGCGCCAGGTGCTGGGCGACATCGTGCTGCACCGGTTCTCGCCGCGTGAACTGGCGCTGGCCGACACCCTGGGCTTCGAGCCGGACCAGGTCACCG